A region of the Nostoc sp. 'Peltigera membranacea cyanobiont' N6 genome:
TTTGCAGTAAAGAAAAATTAAATTCAGATTTGCTGATTTCTAATAAATGTTTCATAGATATAAAGAAGTAAAGAAAGCGTCTAAAATATGAAGATTGCGTCTTGCTTGAGCAGTTGTGTTTGAGCTTACGGCCATTGTATCAAGTGTCGAATCGTGGGGTATGAATTAGTTGTTACAGGCGTTAGGTACGCAAGGCAGTCCAGAACTAATAAAAATTTGACAAGTTTATTAGCGCCGATGTTACTGTCGATTCGCTGGATAAATTGTGGCGTAATCTAATGCTTATTGATGATATTTCAACGTACTGAATTTGGAAAAAATTAAGGATCTAATCCAGGATTTGAAAGTTTATTTTAACTGGAACTTGCGTGTATCTAAAGCTCAAGATTCTCTTGTGCCGAATGCCAAAATCTAGCGATACTGACCCGCTTTTTCTCCTCTTCAACCCTGTAGACAATACGATATGGTTTAAGAATAAGCTGACGAATATTAGGGTCGTCAAACTCAGGTACTTTCTGACCAATGAATGGAAATTGACTTAACTCCCTACTTTTTTCAAGGAGTTGCTGACCCAATTTCCTTGCAGCTTCAGCATTGCTTAAGGCAATATACCTGACAATTGCTTCCAAATCCCCCACAGCTTTGGGAGAAAGAACTACTTGGTAGTCCATGCTTCAATCATCTGCTCAACAGATTCAATTGAGACACCAAGTCCTTGGTCAATCTCTTCTAAACCCTCTTTTACAGCTGCGATAAACTCAATTTCTCTAACAATTTCACGCAGAGACACATTTGGCGGCAAGCGCTTCACAAGTTCAAGGACTGTTTCTCTATCGCTCATAGCAGTTTTTGCTTCTATGCAGATGACTACTGATAATCTTAACTCACAGGTTCACCTTGTAGCTTTTGTTTTAACGAAATAAAAATGCTAATAATGTTTCGCAACCTATTTATGGATTAAAATTTGTGGAGATTTTTTTGTTTAAAAATAAAAAATATGTAGATGTGTCCATGATATTTTTTATTGATTGATCTTCATCAGATTCAGGAGTCAGGATTTAAAATTTAGTTAGATATTCTTCCTTTCTAACAGAAAAGCGATAAGCTTGACGGTATGGCGAGAGCTTACCGCTTGTAATATAGATTCTTAATTAAGCTGTTCCACACTCAAATCAATCACCTCAAGAACATCTGGCAACCATCGAACGTGTTCCACAATCTTGTCGTGAGTCCGGGCTTTATCTCGTGTTACCGTTCCCCACAGCTTACCTTTTTCGGTTAGATGCCAAATATTTTTGTGACTTTGTTTACCATTCGTGTCAGTCTTGATTTGAACCTCCTTGGTCTGCAAACCAGCAAATTCTAAAACACGGTTAACTATTTGTGGCTTTACGGGCTTGGGCAGTCCGTTGCGTTCGGCATATAATTCACCGATTGCGGTTGGAGACAAATGCCTGTCGTGAGTCGCTTCAATTTCCTGAATTGCTCCGACCAACTCTTGGGCCATCGGAGCTATTTCGGGACACAAAGCTTGTACACCTCGAAGAATGGTGATGGTTTGGAGTTCTGCACTAAGTCTTGTGCCAGAGAGAATCTTTTGCCCAAAGTTGACAAGTTCATCGAGTGTGGGTTTAGTATTTTGTTGTTGCTCCGCCTTGGGCATCTCATATTTGCCAGTGCGCCGCAGGGATGGGAGGACTTCGTGAAACACCCAACGCTGGAACCGTTTGGCAACTGGTTTACGAGATTTAAAGATCAGGCGATAAAGCCCTGCTTCAGTCACAGTAAGCATTTCTTGCTCTCCACCAAGGGTACTGACAAGTACTTTAAAACTGTTTTTATGGGCAAGCTTGAATTTGTAAAAGTACTTGATTGATGACATTTCCAATATTAAAATCATCTGCATCTGGATTGAAGCGAATAAATGTACAGTTAAGAGATTCTTTCAAAAATTGCTCTCTAACCCTGTTTTGTCACTCTCGAAAAACAATAATCTCAGCGAGATTCTGAAATTTTGATTTAATCAAGCTTTGAGCTTTTATTTTCTAACACTAACTAAAATTTCTAGCTTTAAAGTGGAAAATAAAGCCCCGAAAGGCTTTCAGCGATTGGGTTATCCCAAACTGACAAAAGAGGGCTAATCAGTTCATATCCTTTATCTCTATCAGAATGTCCATACTCATCACACTCTATTGCTATTCTGTCACTTGGAAGGTAAAAGTCAATTCTGTACTTATCAAAGCAGAATTGCATTTTTGGGGCTAAATGCTTAAATGTAGCGGCAAGAATGGAGAAACATTCAACCTCTTTGCAAGAGAGAACAACTTCTATCCCAAATAAGCGGGCTAGAGTCCTTGCATTTGGTTTCCTCGATCTGGCTAGGAGTCTTTTTAAGCCCTCTCTATTAATAGTCAAAAGAGTTTGTATTCCACCTAGTGTCTCAATTTTATCTTTAAACTTTTCTTGCTCTGACAATCCAGAACCAGGTCTGCGTTTTTGTCCTGTAACAGCTAAAGAAGTATCAATATCTAGTAAAGAACAAATGTCAGCAGCAACCCATCGAGGATTAATAGGATCATCTATTTTTCTAATTTCATCAGATATAATTTTATTCATAATATTAGTAAATTAAAATTAACCTTACCCTTTTCATCAACGTCCAATCCTCCATCAAAATACTCACTGCCATCGGCTGATGTTCGCTTTCTACCATTGACAGCAACGGAAGTATCAATGTCTAATATTGCACACACATCCGCAGCGACCCATTCTGGTTTATCTGGTGTACCGACGAACCGGACTTCAATAGACTCAAACACGAAAACTGATAAATCCGACATAAATTCAATTCTCCTTAATTGTTACCCAATCACTCAAAACAGCTATACAGCAAGCGGTCAATGTTGACCTTCTCAAAGTCTTACTTTCGTGTTTAGCAATGTAACCGCCCTCTAACTCATTCTGCTCAAAAGAAACCCCAATTACGTCAAAAATCTTATTAGCAACATCAAGAGAAATAGATTTCGACCAAGACATATTTATCTCCCACCCAATCCCGGAAAAAACTTACTCCAAACACTTTGCTCTTTTGAATGTGATCCTTCTGAGCCTAAAACATTCTCTAGCCCTTGCTGATTACTCTGAATCTCCTGCATATTAAAAGAATGAATCGTCTGGGATAACTCTGGATTCTCTTCTAAAAGTTCGGCTTCAAGCTCCAACTCCTGCTGCAAAATTTGGGCATTTCGGCGCAAGAAAATTTGCTGATTGTGCCGTTGTATGATTTGGGATTCAGTCAGGTGTAATTGTTCTTCAAAACTCAAATTGTCGTATTCGTTATACATTTTATTCAACTCCAATTAATCCAAAGTATTCTGCCGATAATTCCATCAAGTATTTCAAGGCTAAACAATCGCCGTAATTTGTGTATATTTGAGCAATAGTCATGAAAACTTCTAGCAGATTATTAGGCGTTACTTCCGTGAAACGAGAAGCCAAATTAAATGCTGAGTTTTCATCTTCTGGCTCCAGGGGCGGCGCGTCAGCCCACACTATTAAACCTCGTTTATCAAGTTCTGCTAAAGAGATATCGTTTACAGCATCAACAATTGAATTAGGTGCATATTTTAGCAAGAGCTTAATCATAGACAATCCCTCCATATAATAATTGATACCCTAGCCGTAATCTGGTAATAAATTCGTTAGTATTACGATTGCCCCAAACAGGATTACTACGGCTTTTTATCCAATTAAGCTGACTATGACAAATCTCATTATGACAAGAGATACACGTAGGAAATGTTGATACTCCAATGATGTCGTTGCCGTAGTAAGCGTGATGGATCTCTTCACTTTTCTTAGTCAGGCAGACTACACAATAATTGTGAGTTTTTCTGTGTGCGATCGCTACTTGTTTTTTATACTCTTTAGGATTACCATATCGAGCATTCCAGTTTAATCGTCTGTGTAGCCGAGATTTTCTAGTAATAGAGTTACCCCCTTTTCGTTTAACTCTTGCCCCGTTAATTCGTACCACTTTTGTTTGATTTCCTGAAAATGTGGTCTTCTCCCTAATTCTGTTGCCCATTTTCTAATTTCTTCGTACCAGTCAACCTGCTGCTGTGAGGATTGTTGATTATTTTTAGAACTATCAACAGTGTCACTATTCGGTTTGGAATCCTGTTTTTGTTCCAGACCTTTGATATCAAATTCCGGGATTAGAGCAACAAAGGGATTAGACCGAGTGGGAATAACTAGAGCATATCGAACTCCGGCTTTATCTAACATTTCACAAGCCTGTCGCAAGATTTCCAAAATCTCCTTTTTAACGTTTACGAAATCCTGGGGATGGTCAAGGATATAACTCGATGTCTGCCCTACAGCAATAAAGCAAACATTTTTCAAGGACGGGCGGCTAAATCCGGTTTCTCCAGAGAGTGGGGACTGGCCCATAAATAAACCATGACCCTTTAACCCAGCAGTGAATTTAATGATATAGTTCCAAAAACCCTGCAAGTCTTTGGCGGTATCAGCATCAACCATTCCCGGAAGTCCCTTGCCACCACCATAAACACTGTCAACTTCATCTTGAGCAAGAAATAATTCTGGGACACCGTGACATTCGCCACCAACAATTGATACTCTGGCTTTTTGTTTGTCAATTTGGTCTGTGGCAAAGATGATCCAATTTCTTAATTCTTTCATGCCGTCAAACTTACGGCTAAACTTGCACAACCATCTAGTGACATCATCTTTTGGATCACTGCCAATCACAATTGCTGGTGTTTGAGATTTTGCAGCAATTTTGTTGATAATCACGCCTGCTAAAGTTGACTTCCCAGATTGTGTTCCACCAGAAAGGTAAAAATGGTGATTACTGCGAAGGGTCATATTTTGATTAGATGCAGCATCACACAGTTCATCAATCCAAGCACCATCAATTCTGATGTACTCAGGATAATTAGCTGCGATCGCTTGGAGAACTTTCATCGCACCCGGATTAATCACGGACTGCACAAATTCTTCATCAATATCAGCAATATCGGGATTGGGAATACCAGTCCGTGAGGGTGATTGTTGCGCTGGTGGTTCTGGGAGTGTAACCAACCCTTGCAACTGATATTCAGCAATCCACCGGGGGCGCTCTTGCACTGGTAGCCGATTCACATAATCAGCAACTCGGCGTTTAGCTGCGATCGCAGTCGTAACATAATCATAAACAGCCTCACCTTGTAAATGCTGTTTAAGTGATTTCAGGTCAGCTTCTAGCAAAGACTGATAAACTTTTTCCTTACTTTCGCTGATTTGGGCGGATACCCCAAATAAGCCAGCACTCACTGTTCCAGCACCAAGTAGCATCCCGGTTGTTATTCGGTCAGTGTTTAAGAAAAAAGGAGCAGACAGACATAATACCGCACTCGCTCCTAAAGAACATAAGATAGTTCGTTCTGCATGAATCACCTCACTGGCAGTTAGACGTTGTAATTCAAATCCCATTACCTCACCCCCAACGCAACACCGGCTGCAACTAAAGTCAAGAAGACAAACAGGAATATCACTCCAGGCATCAAGCCAATGGTGAAAGTTTTACGGTTGAAGCCAAAACCTTTAATGACTAAACCGCCAAAGTTGAATAACCCCAGAACTATGCAGCAGATGGAAATTATGCCAATAAACCAAAGAATGTATCGACTAACGGGGCTGGCAACGGATAAATAACCCATAAACATAGAAAAGCCAACCCCAGACACTGCATATCCTATATGAGAGAGCTTGATTTGCATAATTAGAATTCAGAAGTCAGGAGTCAGGAGTCAGAATGGAGTTAACATAACTTGTGAGTAATTTGCTAACTTCTTCAAGTTGGTTAATTGCGTTTGCCATATCACCGTAATTTAAATCCCTAGCTAGGATTAAATAATATCTACATTCTTCTAAAGAACCCTGTGCCGTGTTCATAAATCTTGCTTTATCAAACAGAATTCAGGAGTCAGGAGTCAGAATTCAGAATGAATTCTGTACGACTGGTGGATGAATAAGCGGGTTTAATACCCCCGCTAAATCTTTGATTTAGCGGTCTTCAATTAGTGGGGGATTCAGAGTCGCCACTAATTGATTCTGACTCCTGAATTCTGACTTCTGAATTCTTCTTCAACTGCTCTCCCTTTTTTCTTAAATCCCTCAGCAATATTAGCGGCGATAGAAACAGATGCACGTCTAAATTGTGAGGATAACCCAAATATTTCTGACTTAGGAAATTGACCAGTCAGTTTATATACATTCAAAACAAATTGATGTGCTTTCTGCCAAACTATTAAATCTTGAAATGTTTTTGCTGCTTGTCTCATTTATTCTGACTCCTGACTTCTGACTCCTGACTCCTGATTTAGAATCTGAATGAGTCACCTACTTCATCAAATGCTTTCTCATATCCCCCCAACTGGCGTTGCTGCTCTTGGGAACCGAAAGCATGACGGATCACCGCCTCTCCATGTAATCCCCTGGTTCGCTGCAAATCCTCCTCAACCTTCATAGCTTCTTGAGAATATGCCAATTGGTTTTTATACATCTCTGCCAAGGATTGCAACTGCTTGAGCCTGTGCCGAGAAAATTTAGTGTGCAACCACTTCTGTGCTTTCAAATTGCCAGCTACTTCTGCCTCATCCAAAACCTGTTGTGCTGTAGTGT
Encoded here:
- a CDS encoding four helix bundle protein — encoded protein: MLFDKARFMNTAQGSLEECRYYLILARDLNYGDMANAINQLEEVSKLLTSYVNSILTPDS
- a CDS encoding BRO-N domain-containing protein → MLTVTEAGLYRLIFKSRKPVAKRFQRWVFHEVLPSLRRTGKYEMPKAEQQQNTKPTLDELVNFGQKILSGTRLSAELQTITILRGVQALCPEIAPMAQELVGAIQEIEATHDRHLSPTAIGELYAERNGLPKPVKPQIVNRVLEFAGLQTKEVQIKTDTNGKQSHKNIWHLTEKGKLWGTVTRDKARTHDKIVEHVRWLPDVLEVIDLSVEQLN
- a CDS encoding type II toxin-antitoxin system RelE/ParE family toxin, with the translated sequence MDYQVVLSPKAVGDLEAIVRYIALSNAEAARKLGQQLLEKSRELSQFPFIGQKVPEFDDPNIRQLILKPYRIVYRVEEEKKRVSIARFWHSAQENLEL
- a CDS encoding BRO family protein — encoded protein: MNKIISDEIRKIDDPINPRWVAADICSLLDIDTSLAVTGQKRRPGSGLSEQEKFKDKIETLGGIQTLLTINREGLKRLLARSRKPNARTLARLFGIEVVLSCKEVECFSILAATFKHLAPKMQFCFDKYRIDFYLPSDRIAIECDEYGHSDRDKGYELISPLLSVWDNPIAESLSGLYFPL